In Ailuropoda melanoleuca isolate Jingjing chromosome 11, ASM200744v2, whole genome shotgun sequence, a genomic segment contains:
- the LOC105234393 gene encoding transmembrane protease serine 11B-like protein isoform X1 produces MYRPVTASRPSFPLWMIALIVFGVLAILGVTIGLLVHFLAVENTIYYYQGSFKVLDIPYNRNYQRETSLENNYLSKILETKMVDAFQSSSIYRQYINSQVITLVPHNNNVTAHIWLVFKASRSMKEDTRRRIESILRQMLRNHTGSLTTDPNSLRLTEISKVDAEKIINNRCGTRARMSATYDRIRGGSNAQKGEWPWQATLKKNGRHHCGASLISERYLVTAAHCFQRTNNPKNYTVSFGTTVNPPYMQRYVQQIIIHEDYIQGEHHDDIAIIKLTEKVLFQNDVHRVCLPEATQVFPPGEGVVVTGWGAFSYNGKYPDVLQKAPVKIIDTNTCNAREGYDGLVSDTMLCAGYLEGNIDACQGDSGGPLVHPNSRNIWYLVGIVSWGEKCGEVNKPGVYMRVTAYRNWIASQTGI; encoded by the exons ATGTATAG ACCAGTCACAGCTTCCCGTCCATCTTTTCCACTATGGATGATTGCCCTCATTGTGTTTGGAGTGTTGGCAATCCTGGGAGTAACTATTGGTCTCCTGGTTCATTTTCTGGCAGTAG AAAACACGATCTACTATTACCAAGGTAGCTTTAAAGTGTTAGATATCCCATATAACAGAAATTACCAAAGAGAGACATCACTGGAGAATAACTATCTTAGCAAAATTCTCGAGACTAAG ATGGTTGATGCATTTCAAAGCTCTAGCATTTACAGACAATATATCAATTCTCAAGTCATCACACTGGT CCCTCATAACAACAATGTCACTGCACATATATGGCTAGTATTCAAGGCTTCCAGATCAATGAAGGAAGACACAAGAAGAAGAATTGAAAGCATCTTACGTCAGATGCTGAGGAACCATACAGGCTCTCTGACTACAGATCCTAATTCTCTTAGGCTCACGG aAATCAGTAAGGTTGATGCTGAAAAGATTATCAACAACC GCTGTGGGACACGAGCAAGGATGTCAGCTACGTATGATAGAATCAGAGGAGGTTCCAATGCTCAGAAAGGAGAATGGCCATGGCAAGCAACGCTCAAAAAGAATGGCCGACACCACTGTGGGGCATCTTTGATCAGTGAAAGATACCTGGTGACCGCAGCTCACTGCTTTCAAAG gacaaacaatccaaaaaactATACTGTCAGCTTTGGCACCACAGTGAATCCCCCCTATATGCAACGTTATGTTCAACAAATTATTATTCATGAAGACTACATCCAGGGTGAACATCATGATGATATTGCAATTATAAAGCTCACTGAAAAAGTCTTATTTCAGAATGATGTACATCGAGTTTGTCTTCCTGAAGCCACGCAGGTTTTTCCACCAGGTGAAGGAGTTGTTGTTACAGGATGGGGAGCATTTTCATATAATG gtaaatacccagacgTACTTCAGAAGGCACCTGTCAAGATTATTGACACAAACACTTGTAATGCTAGGGAAGGATATGATGGTTTAGTATCAGACACAATGCTATGTGCTGGGTACTTGGAAGGAAATATAGATGCCTGCCAG ggTGACTCTGGAGGACCACTAGTTCATCCCAATTCTCGAAATATTTGGTACCTTGTTGGAATAGTGAGCTGGGGAGAAAAATGTGGTGAAGTCAATAAGCCAGGTGTCTATATGCGAGTGACTGCCTACCGCAACTGGATTGCCTCCCAGACTGGTATCTAA
- the LOC105234393 gene encoding transmembrane protease serine 11B-like protein isoform X2: MYRPVTASRPSFPLWMIALIVFGVLAILGVTIGLLVHFLAVENTIYYYQGSFKVLDIPYNRNYQRETSLENNYLSKILETKMVDAFQSSSIYRQYINSQVITLVPHNNNVTAHIWLVFKASRSMKEDTRRRIESILRQMLRNHTGSLTTDPNSLRLTGCGTRARMSATYDRIRGGSNAQKGEWPWQATLKKNGRHHCGASLISERYLVTAAHCFQRTNNPKNYTVSFGTTVNPPYMQRYVQQIIIHEDYIQGEHHDDIAIIKLTEKVLFQNDVHRVCLPEATQVFPPGEGVVVTGWGAFSYNGKYPDVLQKAPVKIIDTNTCNAREGYDGLVSDTMLCAGYLEGNIDACQGDSGGPLVHPNSRNIWYLVGIVSWGEKCGEVNKPGVYMRVTAYRNWIASQTGI; this comes from the exons ATGTATAG ACCAGTCACAGCTTCCCGTCCATCTTTTCCACTATGGATGATTGCCCTCATTGTGTTTGGAGTGTTGGCAATCCTGGGAGTAACTATTGGTCTCCTGGTTCATTTTCTGGCAGTAG AAAACACGATCTACTATTACCAAGGTAGCTTTAAAGTGTTAGATATCCCATATAACAGAAATTACCAAAGAGAGACATCACTGGAGAATAACTATCTTAGCAAAATTCTCGAGACTAAG ATGGTTGATGCATTTCAAAGCTCTAGCATTTACAGACAATATATCAATTCTCAAGTCATCACACTGGT CCCTCATAACAACAATGTCACTGCACATATATGGCTAGTATTCAAGGCTTCCAGATCAATGAAGGAAGACACAAGAAGAAGAATTGAAAGCATCTTACGTCAGATGCTGAGGAACCATACAGGCTCTCTGACTACAGATCCTAATTCTCTTAGGCTCACGG GCTGTGGGACACGAGCAAGGATGTCAGCTACGTATGATAGAATCAGAGGAGGTTCCAATGCTCAGAAAGGAGAATGGCCATGGCAAGCAACGCTCAAAAAGAATGGCCGACACCACTGTGGGGCATCTTTGATCAGTGAAAGATACCTGGTGACCGCAGCTCACTGCTTTCAAAG gacaaacaatccaaaaaactATACTGTCAGCTTTGGCACCACAGTGAATCCCCCCTATATGCAACGTTATGTTCAACAAATTATTATTCATGAAGACTACATCCAGGGTGAACATCATGATGATATTGCAATTATAAAGCTCACTGAAAAAGTCTTATTTCAGAATGATGTACATCGAGTTTGTCTTCCTGAAGCCACGCAGGTTTTTCCACCAGGTGAAGGAGTTGTTGTTACAGGATGGGGAGCATTTTCATATAATG gtaaatacccagacgTACTTCAGAAGGCACCTGTCAAGATTATTGACACAAACACTTGTAATGCTAGGGAAGGATATGATGGTTTAGTATCAGACACAATGCTATGTGCTGGGTACTTGGAAGGAAATATAGATGCCTGCCAG ggTGACTCTGGAGGACCACTAGTTCATCCCAATTCTCGAAATATTTGGTACCTTGTTGGAATAGTGAGCTGGGGAGAAAAATGTGGTGAAGTCAATAAGCCAGGTGTCTATATGCGAGTGACTGCCTACCGCAACTGGATTGCCTCCCAGACTGGTATCTAA